From a region of the Arenicella xantha genome:
- the aceE gene encoding pyruvate dehydrogenase (acetyl-transferring), homodimeric type, with protein sequence MSNDLTSPQVDIDAQETLEWIDALKSVIEADGSDRARFLLKELTNTAREAGAQLPYGLNTPYLNTIPVEDQPALPADRQLEFKIRSMIRWNAAAMVLRANKISTEYGGHIASYASAAVLYEIGFNHFWRARSEEHGGDMIYYQGHSAPGMYARAFMEGRLTEEQLDNFRQEVGGNGLSSYPHPWLMPDFWQFPTVSMGLGPIMAIYQARFQRYLENRELIKAENRKVWAFLGDGEMDEPESRGALGLAGREKLDNLIFVINCNLQRLDGPVRGNGKIIQELESEFRGAGWNVIKVIWGSQWDILLEKDHDGLLQKRMQEAVDGEYQAFKAKGGAYIRDKFWNTPELKAMVAHMSDEDLELMSRGGHDTDKVYAAYRAAVKHSGQPTVILAKTVKGLGMGASGQGQNTSHQQKKMDAESLKGFRNRFKIPVSDEQLEKIEYIKPDPDSPEIKYLHARRQALGGYLPKRPNSSNALTVPSLDSFAKLLESSGDREISSTMAFVRILSSLVRDKNLKDRIVPIVPDEARTFGMEGLFRQLGIYASEGQLYEPEDSDQLMYYREDVKGQVLEEGINEAGAMSSWIAAATSYSTNELPMVPFYIYYSMFGFQRIGDLAWAAGDMQARGFLVGGTAGRTTLAGEGLQHQDGHSHLQASTIPNCVSYDPTYSYELAVIVQDGLRRMYAEQENIFYYLTVMNENYVHPAMPKGAEEGILKGLYQLSKSKKDDGKTPTVQLMGSGTILNECVAAAELLEAEYGVAANVWSATSMNELRREGLSVQRWNMLHPSEKPKISYVEHCLQDQNGPVIAATDYMKIYADSIREFVPSRYVVLGTDGFGRSDDRQQLRSHFEVNREHIVVAALSSLLEDGSIEAEVVNKAIKQFNIDPEKPSPDTL encoded by the coding sequence ATGAGCAATGATTTAACTTCGCCCCAAGTCGATATTGATGCACAAGAAACGTTAGAGTGGATTGATGCGTTAAAAAGCGTGATCGAAGCCGACGGCTCAGATCGAGCACGCTTTCTACTTAAAGAATTAACGAATACTGCGCGCGAAGCGGGCGCTCAACTGCCTTATGGTTTAAACACGCCATACCTCAATACGATTCCAGTCGAAGACCAACCTGCCCTGCCTGCGGACCGACAATTGGAGTTCAAGATTCGCTCGATGATTCGCTGGAATGCTGCTGCCATGGTGCTACGCGCCAACAAAATCAGCACGGAATACGGCGGCCATATCGCAAGTTATGCCTCCGCAGCGGTACTTTACGAAATTGGTTTCAATCACTTTTGGCGCGCACGTTCTGAAGAGCACGGCGGCGACATGATTTATTATCAAGGTCACTCCGCTCCAGGTATGTACGCTCGCGCGTTTATGGAAGGCCGCTTAACTGAAGAGCAGTTAGACAACTTCCGTCAAGAAGTCGGCGGTAACGGCCTCTCTTCATATCCGCATCCATGGTTAATGCCGGATTTTTGGCAATTCCCAACCGTGTCCATGGGCTTAGGGCCAATCATGGCAATCTACCAAGCGCGATTCCAGCGCTATCTAGAAAACCGTGAGCTAATCAAGGCCGAGAATCGAAAAGTTTGGGCGTTCTTAGGTGATGGTGAGATGGACGAACCAGAATCTAGAGGCGCACTAGGATTAGCCGGTCGTGAGAAACTCGACAACCTGATTTTTGTGATTAACTGTAATTTGCAGCGCCTTGATGGCCCGGTCCGCGGCAACGGTAAAATTATTCAAGAGCTTGAATCGGAATTCCGTGGTGCCGGCTGGAATGTAATCAAGGTCATCTGGGGCTCACAATGGGACATTCTGCTTGAAAAAGACCACGATGGCTTATTACAAAAACGCATGCAAGAAGCTGTCGACGGTGAGTATCAGGCGTTTAAAGCTAAAGGCGGCGCTTACATCCGAGATAAGTTCTGGAATACGCCTGAGCTAAAAGCAATGGTCGCGCATATGAGCGACGAAGATTTAGAGCTAATGTCACGCGGTGGCCACGATACCGACAAAGTGTACGCTGCCTACAGAGCAGCAGTAAAGCACTCTGGACAACCTACCGTGATTCTTGCCAAAACAGTCAAGGGCCTCGGAATGGGCGCGTCTGGCCAAGGGCAGAATACCTCGCACCAACAAAAAAAGATGGATGCCGAATCGCTCAAAGGCTTCCGCAATCGCTTCAAAATTCCGGTATCCGACGAGCAACTCGAGAAAATTGAATACATCAAACCAGACCCCGATTCGCCTGAGATTAAGTATCTACACGCGCGGCGCCAAGCTTTAGGCGGTTACCTACCAAAACGACCAAATTCATCAAATGCGCTAACCGTGCCGAGCCTAGACTCGTTCGCTAAATTGCTCGAATCCTCTGGTGATCGCGAAATTTCGTCAACTATGGCCTTTGTACGAATTTTATCGTCACTGGTGCGCGACAAGAACTTGAAAGACCGAATCGTACCGATTGTGCCTGATGAGGCACGTACCTTCGGCATGGAAGGATTATTTCGTCAGCTCGGTATATATGCGTCTGAGGGTCAACTCTATGAACCTGAAGATTCGGATCAATTGATGTACTACCGCGAAGACGTAAAAGGCCAAGTACTAGAAGAAGGCATTAATGAAGCTGGCGCTATGTCCTCATGGATTGCAGCCGCCACTTCCTATTCAACCAATGAACTGCCAATGGTGCCTTTTTACATCTATTACTCGATGTTTGGCTTCCAGCGAATTGGCGACCTTGCTTGGGCAGCAGGCGATATGCAAGCGAGAGGCTTTTTGGTCGGTGGCACCGCTGGCCGAACCACGCTAGCCGGTGAAGGACTGCAACATCAAGACGGTCACTCACATCTACAAGCGTCGACTATTCCCAATTGCGTTTCGTATGACCCAACCTATAGCTACGAACTCGCGGTCATTGTTCAAGACGGCTTGCGTCGCATGTATGCCGAGCAAGAAAATATTTTCTATTATCTGACGGTTATGAACGAGAACTATGTTCATCCAGCAATGCCAAAAGGTGCTGAAGAAGGCATTCTTAAAGGCTTATATCAATTGTCGAAGAGCAAGAAGGACGATGGTAAAACACCGACAGTGCAACTTATGGGTTCAGGCACGATTCTAAACGAATGTGTTGCCGCTGCTGAGCTATTAGAAGCCGAATACGGTGTCGCCGCGAATGTCTGGAGTGCGACCAGCATGAACGAGCTACGTCGTGAAGGTTTGTCGGTGCAGCGCTGGAACATGCTACATCCATCTGAAAAACCGAAAATAAGTTACGTTGAGCACTGCCTGCAAGACCAAAATGGTCCGGTTATTGCGGCCACCGACTATATGAAGATATACGCTGATTCAATCCGCGAATTTGTACCGTCACGTTATGTGGTTCTTGGCACCGATGGATTTGGCCGCAGCGACGATCGCCAACAACTTCGAAGTCACTTCGAAGTTAATCGTGAACACATTGTTGTTGCTGCTCTATCTTCACTACTAGAAGACGGCAGCATCGAAGCTGAAGTAGTGAATAAAGCCATCAAACAGTTTAATATTGACCCGGAGAAACCATCACCCGATACGCTGTAG